The genome window TCCAGCGGATCACGTCCTCCTGCCGCTTCGGCACGAACAGCAGCACGAGCGCGCCGACGAGCGGCGTGAACAGAATCAACGACAGCAGGCTGGAGTCATTACTCATGACAGTGTCCGATTACCGGGCGACGAGGAACCAGGTCACGAACGCGAACACGCCGAGCAGCGTGACGAACGCGTAATTCTGAATCAGGCCGGTCTGCGCCCGGCGGAAAGCGTAGCTGGCTTCCCCGCAGAGCCAGGCGGTCAGGTTGACGAGGCCGTCCACGACGTACTTGTCGAGGACGTGCGACACCCAGGCCGCCGCAATGGTCGTCCAGCCGGTCCCGTTGACGGCGCCGTCCACGACCTGGCGATCGACGGCCCACAAGCCGCCGGCGCTGCCCATCGTTCCCCGCACGACGGTCGCGTCGTACAGCTCGTCGACGTAGTACTTGTTGGTCAGCACGCGGTGCGGGCCGGCGAAGCTCGCGGCCATGCGTTCGGCTTCTTCGGGCCGCTCGACGTAGTTCCGGTACGCAAACCAGATGCCGCCGAGTGCGATCAGCACCGAGAACGCCATCAGGCCCAGCTCGCCGAGCAGCGACATGTGGTGGACCTCCTCGGCGGCGTGCGCGCCCTCCGCCACGAAGCTCGGATGCAGGAAGTGCTCGATCGTCGCCGTCCAGGGCCAGACGGCCTCGAAGGCGATTGGCACGCCGACGAAGCCCGCCAGCATCGCGCCGACCGCCAGCACCACGAGCGGGATCGTCATCCACCGGGGCGACTCGTGCGGACCGTGCCACGCATGTCCGTGCCCATCGTCGTCGTGTCCGTGATCCTCGGCGCCATGTCCCCACGCCGGGCCGCGGTAGGCGCCGAAGAAGGTCATGTTGATGAGCCGGAACATGTAGAACGCGGTCAGCATCGCCGTCACGACGCCCAGGCCCCAGAGCACCTTGTCCGGCACGAAGACACCGTGGTGGAGGTACGTGCGGAACAGGATCTCGTCCTTGCTGAAGAACCCGGAGAACGGCGGGATGCCGGCTATCGCCACCGCGCCGATCGCCATCGTGAGCGCGGTCACCGGCATGTACTGCCGCAACCCGCCCATCCGGCGCATGTCCTGCTCCTCGTTCATCCCGTGGATGACCGACCCGCTCCCGAGGAAGAGGAGCGCCTTGAAGAAGGCGTGGGTCATCAGGTGAAAGGCGGCCGCGCCGAAGGCGCCGACGCCCGTGGCGAGGAACATGTAGCCGAGCTGCGAGACGGTTGAGTACGCCAGCACCCGCTTGATGTCGGTCTGCACCAGACCGATGGTGGCGGCAACGAGCGCGGTGAGCACACCGACGATCGCGACGACCTCCATCACCATCGGCGCATGGGTGAACAGCACCGCGTTGCGGCAGACCATGTAGACGCCGGCCGTCACCATCGTCGCCGCGTGGATCAGGGCCGATACCGGGGTCGGGCCCTCCATCGCATCCGGCAGCCAGACGTAGAGCGGAATCTGGGCGCTCTTGCCCGTCGCGCCGATGAACAGGAACAGGCAGATGGCCGAGATGACGCCGAATCCGACGGCGGCGGTCTCCACCGGCATGTGCGAGGCGGCCTCGGCCACGGCGCGGAAATCGAGCGTGCCGAACGTGAAGAAGACGAGAAAGACGCCGAGCACGAAGCCCCAGTCGCCGATCCGGTTGACGATGAACGCCTTCTTCCCCGCGTCCGAGGCGCTCTTCTTCTGGTACCAGTAGCCGATCAGCAGGTACGAGCAGAGGCCGACGCCCTCCCAGCCCACGAACATGACCAGGAAGTTGCTCCCCAGGACCAGGGTGAGCATGAAGAAGCAGAACAGGTTCAGGTAGCAGAAGAAGCGCGCGACGCCGCCTCGCGGCTCGTGCTCGATGTAGCCGATGGAGTAGATGTGGATCAGGAACCCGATGCCGGTGACGATGAGCAGCATCATCGCCGACAGCGGATCGAGCGTGAACGACCAGTCCACCGAGAACGAGCCGATGCCGTCGACCGTGTCGAGCGGGATCGGCGGGATCCAGCTCGCCACCGTCACCTGGTGGAACCGCTCCTCGGTCCCGAGCAGCTCCCAGAAGGCCACGAGGCTGAGCCACAGCGCCCAGCCCATCATGAACGAAGCCAGCACGCCGGCAAGCCGCTTGCCGAAGAAGCGAATCCCTATCAGGCCGTTGATGGCGGCGCCGATGCCGGGCAGGAGCGGGATCAGCCAGATTGATTCCATGACAGCAGGCTCACCAGCGCATGATCTGGATCTCGTCGATGTTCACCGTCTCCTTGTTGCGGTAGAAGGCGATGATGATGCCCAGCCCGACGGCCGCCTCGGCCGCCGCCACCGCGATCACGAAGACGACGAAGACCTGTCCGGAGAGATCCTGAAGCCGGTCGGACAGCGCGATCAGGTTGATGTTGACCGCGTTCAGAATGAGCTCGATCGACATGAAGATGATGATGACGTTGCGCCGCACGAGGACGCCGATCACGCCGATCATGAAGAGCGCGGCCGACAACAGGCTGTAGTGCAGTGGGGTGATCTCGAGCACGCGCTTCCCTCTACAAGTGCCGCTTGGCCAGGACGATGGCCCCGATCATCGCCACCAGCAGCAGCATCGAGGCCACCTCGAACGGAATAAGGTAGCTGGTGTACAGCACCCAGCCGAGCTGTTCGGTGTTGCAGCTTACGAGCCCCGTCCCGCAGTCGGCGAAAGGCGTATCGGCGCCGAACCCGCCGCCCTCGGCCGCGGTCGAGTCGCCGCCGGCGGAGTAGGCCACGATGGCGATGACCTCGGCGAGCACGGCACCGGCGAGGAGCGTGCCGGACCACGCCACGCGCCGCGGATCGGAGTAACGCTCCGGGGCCTTCTTCAGGCTGACGAGCATGACGACGAACAGGTACAGGACGACGATGCCGCCCGCGTACACCAGGACCTGGATGACGGCGACGAACTCCGCGTTGAGCATGACGTAGAGCAACGCCACCAGCAGGAAGTTCACCACCAGGAAGAGCACGCTGTGCACCGCGCTGCGGGCGGAGATCACCATGATCCCCAGACCCAGGATGAGCACCGCGAGCGTCCAGAACACTATCGCTTCGACCATCGGTTACGCCTGCACGGCTAGAGAGCCACCTTCAGGATGCCGGTCACCACAAGGTTGCCGATCGCGAGCGGGATGAGCACCTTCCAGCCGAGCGCCATCAACTGGTCGTACCGATAGCGGGGCAGCGTGGCGCGAATCCAGATGAAGACGTACAGGAACAGGAAGATCTTGCCGATGAACCAGATCCAGGACGGGACGAGGCCGAGGAACGAGAGCGCCGCCACGTTCGGGAACGGCGCCAGCCAGCCCCCGAAGAACATGATGACGACGATCGCCGAGATGACGATGATGTTCGCGTACTCGGCCAGGAAGAACAGCGAGAAGCGCATACCGCTGTACTCGGTGTGGAACCCGCCGGTGAGCTCCGTCTCCGCCTCCGGCAGGTCGAACGGCGCCCGGTTGGTCTCGGCCAGCCCCCCGATGAAGATCAGCACCAGCGCCACCGGCTGGACGAACGCGAACCAGAGGCCGCCCTCCCGTTGCGCCTCCACGATGCCGACCAGGCTGAGCGTGCCGGTGGTCAGGATCACGGAGACCAGCGTCATCGTGACGGCGATCTCGTAGCTGATGAGCTGCGCCGACGCGCGCAGGCTCGCCAGCAGCGGATACTTGCTGTTCGAAGCCCAACCGCCCAGGATGATCCCGTAGACGCCGATCGAGGTCACCGAGATGATGAACAGCAGGCCGACGTTGATGTCGGCAACGTAGCCGTAGAGCGGGTCCGGCCCGAACGGAATGACCGAGAAGACGACGAGCGCCGGCACCAGACTCATGATCGGCGCCAGCGTGAAGACGTACTTGTCCGCCTTCCGCGGCGTGATGTCTTCCTTCAGGATCAGCTTGATGGGGTCGGCGATCGCCTGCAGGATGCCGTACGGCCCGACCCGCATCGGGCCGAGGCGCGACTGCGCCCACGCGATGACCTTGCGCTCCATGAGCACCAGGAAGGTCACCGCCACGAGCACCGCGTTCAACAGCACTGCGATCTTCAGCAGCGGGACGACGAAGGTCTCCAGCATCTAGCGATCCACCTCGCCCAGCACGATGTCTATCGTGCCGATCAGCGCGACCACGTCGGCCACCAGATGTCCCGTCACGAGCCGCTTGAGCCCCTGCAGGTTGCAGAACGACGGCGGCCGCACCCGGAACCGGTACGGGTTGGTCGACTTCCCGTCGCTGACGATGAAGTAGCCGAGCTCGCCCTTCGGCGACTCGATGGCGTGGTAGGTCTCGCCCGCCGGCGGCTTGATGAGACGCGGCACCTTGCCCATGATCGGACCTTCCGGAATACCTTCGACGGCCTGCCGGATGAGCCGGATGGACTCGCGGAACTCGTCCATCCGGATGAGATACCGATCGTAGGTGTCGCCCCGCGTCCCCAACGGTACGTTGAACTCCAGCTCGTCGTACGCGGCGTACGGCTCGTCCTTGCGCACGTCGCGCGGCACGCCGGACCCGCGCAACGGCGGCCCGCACAGACCCAGCCCGATCGCCTCTTCCCCGCTGATGACGCCCACGTCGCGGGTCCGCTTCAGCCAGATCCGGTTGTTGGTCAGCAGTGTCTCGTAGTCGTTCAGCTTGCCTTCCATCAGGTCGCAGAACGACAGCGCCTTCTTGTCCCAGCCGGGCGGGATGTCGAGCGGAAGCCCCCCGATGCGCATCGAGTTGTAGGTCAGGCGCGCACCGCAGAACTCCTCGAACAGGTCGAGCACGAACTCGCGCTCCCGGAACGCGTAGAGCAGCACGGTCATCGCGCCGATGTCCATCGCGTGCGTGCCCAGCCACAGGCAGTGGCTGGCGATCCGCTGCAGCTCGGCCAGCACCGTCCGGATGTAGCGGGCCCGGCGCGGAACCTCGATCTGCATCAGCTTCTCGACCGTCTGGCAGTAGCCGAGGTTGTTCGTCGCCGCGGCGACGTAGTCCATCCGGTCGGTCAGCAGGATGATCTGCGTCCAGTCACGGTTCTCGGACAGCTTCTCGATGCCGCGGTGGATGTAGCCGATCACGCAGTCGGCGTCGATCACCCGCTCGCCGTCCAGCTTGAGGACG of Acidobacteriota bacterium contains these proteins:
- the nuoL gene encoding NADH-quinone oxidoreductase subunit L, translated to MESIWLIPLLPGIGAAINGLIGIRFFGKRLAGVLASFMMGWALWLSLVAFWELLGTEERFHQVTVASWIPPIPLDTVDGIGSFSVDWSFTLDPLSAMMLLIVTGIGFLIHIYSIGYIEHEPRGGVARFFCYLNLFCFFMLTLVLGSNFLVMFVGWEGVGLCSYLLIGYWYQKKSASDAGKKAFIVNRIGDWGFVLGVFLVFFTFGTLDFRAVAEAASHMPVETAAVGFGVISAICLFLFIGATGKSAQIPLYVWLPDAMEGPTPVSALIHAATMVTAGVYMVCRNAVLFTHAPMVMEVVAIVGVLTALVAATIGLVQTDIKRVLAYSTVSQLGYMFLATGVGAFGAAAFHLMTHAFFKALLFLGSGSVIHGMNEEQDMRRMGGLRQYMPVTALTMAIGAVAIAGIPPFSGFFSKDEILFRTYLHHGVFVPDKVLWGLGVVTAMLTAFYMFRLINMTFFGAYRGPAWGHGAEDHGHDDDGHGHAWHGPHESPRWMTIPLVVLAVGAMLAGFVGVPIAFEAVWPWTATIEHFLHPSFVAEGAHAAEEVHHMSLLGELGLMAFSVLIALGGIWFAYRNYVERPEEAERMAASFAGPHRVLTNKYYVDELYDATVVRGTMGSAGGLWAVDRQVVDGAVNGTGWTTIAAAWVSHVLDKYVVDGLVNLTAWLCGEASYAFRRAQTGLIQNYAFVTLLGVFAFVTWFLVAR
- the nuoK gene encoding NADH-quinone oxidoreductase subunit NuoK, whose translation is MLEITPLHYSLLSAALFMIGVIGVLVRRNVIIIFMSIELILNAVNINLIALSDRLQDLSGQVFVVFVIAVAAAEAAVGLGIIIAFYRNKETVNIDEIQIMRW
- a CDS encoding NADH-quinone oxidoreductase subunit J, producing MVEAIVFWTLAVLILGLGIMVISARSAVHSVLFLVVNFLLVALLYVMLNAEFVAVIQVLVYAGGIVVLYLFVVMLVSLKKAPERYSDPRRVAWSGTLLAGAVLAEVIAIVAYSAGGDSTAAEGGGFGADTPFADCGTGLVSCNTEQLGWVLYTSYLIPFEVASMLLLVAMIGAIVLAKRHL
- the nuoH gene encoding NADH-quinone oxidoreductase subunit NuoH, which produces MLETFVVPLLKIAVLLNAVLVAVTFLVLMERKVIAWAQSRLGPMRVGPYGILQAIADPIKLILKEDITPRKADKYVFTLAPIMSLVPALVVFSVIPFGPDPLYGYVADINVGLLFIISVTSIGVYGIILGGWASNSKYPLLASLRASAQLISYEIAVTMTLVSVILTTGTLSLVGIVEAQREGGLWFAFVQPVALVLIFIGGLAETNRAPFDLPEAETELTGGFHTEYSGMRFSLFFLAEYANIIVISAIVVIMFFGGWLAPFPNVAALSFLGLVPSWIWFIGKIFLFLYVFIWIRATLPRYRYDQLMALGWKVLIPLAIGNLVVTGILKVAL
- a CDS encoding NADH-quinone oxidoreductase subunit D, whose product is MTLEAPRASTTQFDTDELVINMGPQHPSTHGVLRVVLKLDGERVIDADCVIGYIHRGIEKLSENRDWTQIILLTDRMDYVAAATNNLGYCQTVEKLMQIEVPRRARYIRTVLAELQRIASHCLWLGTHAMDIGAMTVLLYAFREREFVLDLFEEFCGARLTYNSMRIGGLPLDIPPGWDKKALSFCDLMEGKLNDYETLLTNNRIWLKRTRDVGVISGEEAIGLGLCGPPLRGSGVPRDVRKDEPYAAYDELEFNVPLGTRGDTYDRYLIRMDEFRESIRLIRQAVEGIPEGPIMGKVPRLIKPPAGETYHAIESPKGELGYFIVSDGKSTNPYRFRVRPPSFCNLQGLKRLVTGHLVADVVALIGTIDIVLGEVDR